The sequence TATGCGTCAGCAACAGGGTTTTTGCCCCCATACGTGCTGAGGCCAGTGCTGCCTCGGTACCGGCATGACCGCCGCCGATGACGATCACTTCAAAACGGGAAGGGAAATCCACCACGCACCTCGTGCCTGCTTAAGTAGGTAATTCAGGAATAGTTTGAGATCAGGTTTTTGGACCTGGTCGACAAGTATAGGGACTTCGCCCTTCCTAAAGAACCCTTTGCACAAAATTTAACCAGCTGTGGAGAACTCGAGGTTAAAAGAATAAAAAAGAGAGAAATTTATAAAACCTTTGTTTTTATGTTTATTCTTACTGAGCATACTTTCTGTGGATAGATTGCTACAGGCCTTTATATTCAATGTGTACAGAGATTCAAAACCCTGTGACCATGTGCCAATGAGGGCCTTGGATAACCGGTTTAAGCCTGTGGATTAAAGGGGTGGTTATCCACAGAGGGGTTTATATCCAGTTTTGAGGCCCTGTTATCAACCGGCCTCAGTGGCAGTTATTCACAGGGCTTAATCCACAGAAATGCGGTGAATGAAGAAATAACAGGCACGAGAAATCCGCTCAGGGAGACGAAATCTGCCCGGCACTGGATAAAGATTTGAGAAAGAGGAGGCACAGACAGGTCGCGAATGGACCTGTCTATGGAAAGCGGGGGGTTATTTACCGATACAGAAGCTGGAAAAGATCCGTCCCAGCAGATCATCAGAGCTGAATGCCCCGGTGATTTCCCCTAGAGAGTGCTGAGCCTGACGCAGGTCTTCGGCCAGCAACTCGCCGGCGCCGGCCAGAGTCAGTTGTGCACGACCGTGTTCAAGTGCTGCACTGGCATGGCGCAACGCTTCCAGATGGCGACGACGAGCACTGAAGCTGCTTTCCGAAGTCTGCTCGTAGCCCATACACGCCTTGAGGTGATCGCGCAGCAGTTCCAGACCATCGCCTGCAGATTTGGCGCTCAGGCTGATCGTCACGTGGCCATCTTCACTGACTTCCAGGGAAACGGATTCACCCGTCAGGTCTGCTTTGTTACGGATCAACGTAACTTTGGCCGGATCCGGCCGGGTTTCAAGGAATTCTGGCCACAGGGCAAACGGATCCAGCGCTTCCGGAGCGGTCGCATCGACCACCAGCAGGACGCGATCCGCTTCGCCGATGGCTTTCAGTGCGCGCTCAACGCCAATCTTTTCCACCTGATCGTCGGTATCACGCAAACCTGCGGTATCGACAACGTGCAACGGCATGCCGTCGATGTGGATATGTTCACGCAGAATATCGCGGGTGGTGCCGGCAATCTCGGTGACGATCGCCGCTTCTCGACCGGCTAACGCATTCAACAGGCTGGACTTGCCGGCATTCGGACGACCGGCAATCACCACGGTCATGCCATCGCGCAATAAAGCGCCCTGCCCGGCTTCACGCAGTACTGTGGATAATTCATCGCGGACCTTGTCCAGCATGCTCAGCACGTGGCCATCGGCGAGGAAGTCGATTTCCTCTTCGGGGAAGTCGATGGCGGCTTCGACGTAAATGCGCAGACCGATCAGTTGTTCGGTCAAGTTATGCACACGCTGGGAAAAAGCGCCTTGCAAAGAACGCAGAGCATTGCGTGCAGCCTGTGCCGAACTCGCCTCGATCAAATCGGCTATCGCTTCGGCCTGGGCCAGGTCGAGTTTGTCATTGAGGAAGGCACGTTCACTGAATTCACCCGGACGGGCCAGACGGCAACCCAATTCCAGGCAACGCTTGAGCAACATATCCAGCACGATCGGGCCTCCATGGCCCTGCAGTTCCAGAACGTCTTCGCCGGTGAACGAGTTCGGTCCCGGGAAATACAGCGCCAGACCTTCATCGAGCACTTGCTGGTCGTCACTGAAAAACGGCCCGTAATGGGCGTAACGCGGTTTCAGTTCACGGCCGCTGATAGCTTTCGCGGCAACGCTGGCCAACGGCCCGGAAATACGAACGATGCCCACACCGCCGCGACCTTGAGCGGTGGCGAC comes from Pseudomonas sp. RU47 and encodes:
- the mnmE gene encoding tRNA uridine-5-carboxymethylaminomethyl(34) synthesis GTPase MnmE, which codes for MSTPRETIAAVATAQGRGGVGIVRISGPLASVAAKAISGRELKPRYAHYGPFFSDDQQVLDEGLALYFPGPNSFTGEDVLELQGHGGPIVLDMLLKRCLELGCRLARPGEFSERAFLNDKLDLAQAEAIADLIEASSAQAARNALRSLQGAFSQRVHNLTEQLIGLRIYVEAAIDFPEEEIDFLADGHVLSMLDKVRDELSTVLREAGQGALLRDGMTVVIAGRPNAGKSSLLNALAGREAAIVTEIAGTTRDILREHIHIDGMPLHVVDTAGLRDTDDQVEKIGVERALKAIGEADRVLLVVDATAPEALDPFALWPEFLETRPDPAKVTLIRNKADLTGESVSLEVSEDGHVTISLSAKSAGDGLELLRDHLKACMGYEQTSESSFSARRRHLEALRHASAALEHGRAQLTLAGAGELLAEDLRQAQHSLGEITGAFSSDDLLGRIFSSFCIGK